The following proteins are encoded in a genomic region of Phaeodactylum tricornutum CCAP 1055/1 chromosome 1, whole genome shotgun sequence:
- a CDS encoding predicted protein has protein sequence MAGKRAKLSPEPLKPAESKASTPVKGLPYSGNGNPRARESQKQRNVAEAERFDKHIVTPSATVRSTNKAESSGTNTPTPTSFRDAKRSLFPQDSPLIPAVPVTPSRRSPCRKQSAAKKKLMFGRLVTEITVAENVKQVYGIIRKLTGSIGGNGSHGPIYGELTMGSMQKMINLMKEYTNFSSSSRFIDVGSGIGKPNLHVAQDPGVDFSYGIEVEHDRWLLGYSCLKAVFEAAANQAPGLTDDEQIHGKCIFEHADIRLARSFDPFTHVYMFSIGFPPSLWVELSEMWNRSSSSFLICYHGPRDIVQNYDFDVELIVQTPTSMHGSKEGHMGYIYHRKNSTSSGKEPLCDRLFSNAWASVKRGSESLQREVNATLERKMRPKVSTRSRRESDGSRVVGSE, from the exons ATGGCAGGCAAACGAGCCAAGTTGTCTCCGGAGCCTTTAAAACCGGCTGAATCCAAAGCATCCACGCCGGTGAAGGGATTGCCATACAGCGGAAATGGCAATCCAAGAGCGCGTGAGTCTCAAAAGCAGCGGAATGTGGCCGAAGCAGAGAGATTTGACAAACATATCGTAACGCCATCGGCTACCGTCAGGAGTACCAACAAAGCTGAATCTTCAGGGACAAATACCCCAACACCGACCAGCTTTAGAGACGCAAAACGTTCCTTGTTTCCTCAGGACTCGCCTTTGATACCTGCTGTTCCAGTCACACCATCTCGTCGTTCACCATGCCGCAAGCAATCTGCTGCCAAGAAGAAACTCATGTTTGGGCGTCTCGTCACCGAAATCACGGTTGCCGAAAACGTGAAACAAGTCTATGGCATTATCCGAAAGCTGACGGGCTCAATTGGAGGGAATGGATCTCATGGACCTATCTATGGGGAATTGACAATGGGATCAATGCAGAAGATGATTAACTTGATGAAGGAATACACAAATTTCTCGTCGTCTAGTCGCTTCATTGACGTCGGGAGCGGAATTGGAAAACCAAATTTGCATGTGGCTCAAGACCCGGGAGTCGATTTCAGTTACGGTATCGAGGTAGAACATGACCGGTGGCTACTGGGATACAGTTGCCTTAAAGCAGTATTTGAGGCGGCGGCTAATCAGGCGCCAGGATTGACTGATGACGAACAGATTCACGGCAAGTGTATCTTCGAACATGCCGATATTCGCTTAGCTCGTTCGTTTGATCCTTTTACGCATGTTTACATGTTTAGTATTGG ATTTCCACCATCTCTTTGGGTTGAGTTGTCCGAAATGTGGAATCGCAGCTCCTCCTCCTTTTTAATTTGCTACCACGGCCCGAGAGACATTGTACAAAACTACGATTTTGACGTGGAGCTCATTGTACAAACGCCTACGTCAATGCATGGATCCAAAGAAGGCCACATGGGGTATATCTATCATCGCAAGAATAGTACCAGTAGTGGGAAGGAGCCCCTTTGCGATCGCCTTTTTTCCAATGCGTGGGCAAGTGTGAAGAGGGGATCCGAATCTTTACAACGTGAAGTGAATGCTACACTGGAACGGAAAATGAGGCCCAAGGTCTCCACCCGATCTCGGCGTGAATCGGACGGATCACGGGTAGTTGGATCAGAATAG
- a CDS encoding predicted protein encodes MRTSWLTRLSTAFLAISIIIPPVCSFQSPLVSSRTQEGRLTQHSAIRLQMSDNNKSNGKTEYSRELYLREEAESPFRKVRFFFYYSLGAGALTSLAVSASRVAAALAGINTDLLQESAINVGVDVAGLVVLGLAFQKDKEAQDSRLKRASKGAELARLTVRGSKSIITGDLPNVNEASETFTTSLASMRRGRGIEKRVVIAAAGKEKIAEILEDSIKLADSLVMSDLLIVPVEMPQGLSPNVEGKTVPDCVALPVGNGWKAMVNDEAEEAIKQGVNIEKEGICIILKKNGRVGQRTKGIFLGKMVGEVEERRDLGLDVKNI; translated from the coding sequence ATGAGGACTTCTTGGCTCACGAGACTTTCAACTGCGTTCCTCGCAATTTCAATCATCATTCCCCCCGTCTGCAGTTTTCAGTCTCCTTTAGTGTCGTCACGGACGCAAGAAGGTCGCCTAACGCAACATTCTGCAATTCGGCTCCAAATGAGTGATAACAACAAGAGTAACGGCAAGACCGAGTACAGTCGAGAGCTATATTTGCGGGAAGAAGCCGAGTCACCCTTTCGCAAGGTCCGATTCTTTTTTTATTATTCTCTGGGAGCAGGGGCATTGACGAGTTTGGCCGTATCCGCATCCCGGGTCGCCGCCGCCTTGGCGGGTATCAACACAGATTTGCTTCAAGAAAGTGCGATCAATGTGGGAGTTGATGTGGCTGGCCTGGTCGTCCTTGGTTTGGCCTTTCAGAAAGACAAGGAAGCGCAAGACTCTCGATTGAAACGAGCCTCGAAAGGCGCCGAGCTCGCTCGGCTTACGGTGCGAGGGTCCAAATCGATCATCACCGGGGATCTTCCGAATGTGAACGAAGCGTCCGAAACTTTTACCACATCTCTCGCAAGTATGAGACGTGGCAGGGGTATCGAAAAGCGGGTTGTAATTGCTGCAGCCGGCAAGGAAAAGATCGCTGAAATTCTCGAAGACTCGATCAAGCTGGCAGACTCACTCGTCATGAGTGATTTACTGATAGTTCCTGTTGAAATGCCTCAGGGCCTCTCCCCAAATGTAGAAGGCAAGACTGTACCAGATTGCGTGGCTCTTCCCGTCGGCAATGGATGGAAGGCCATGGtcaacgacgaagccgaagaagcAATCAAACAAGGTGTAAATATCGAGAAGGAGGGCATTTGCATTATTCTTAAAAAGAACGGTCGCGTTGGGCAAAGGACGAAAGGTATTTTCCTGGGGAAGATGGTCGGCGAAGTCGAGGAGCGTCGGGATCTAGGCTTGGATGTCAAAAATATTTAG